The Mucilaginibacter yixingensis genome window below encodes:
- a CDS encoding BLUF domain-containing protein has protein sequence MDYLIYISTAVKLMTDDDLSSLLIESRDLNSQRNITGMLLYCHRTFIQVLEGDIADIDRTFASIKRDSRHRDVQLMITGPISYRSFADWSMGFSAVKSTDLIQVRGYLDPKNQTQVAQKINGPHPSITLMKSFLVNNIL, from the coding sequence ATGGACTACCTTATTTACATCAGCACCGCTGTTAAACTGATGACAGACGATGATCTGTCGAGCCTGCTTATTGAAAGCCGTGATTTGAACAGCCAGCGCAATATTACAGGTATGCTGTTGTACTGTCATCGCACCTTTATACAAGTTTTGGAGGGTGATATTGCTGATATAGACCGTACGTTTGCCTCGATCAAACGAGATAGCAGACACCGCGATGTACAATTGATGATAACAGGGCCTATCAGTTACCGCTCGTTTGCAGATTGGTCCATGGGTTTTAGCGCGGTTAAATCCACCGACTTAATACAAGTGCGGGGTTATCTTGATCCTAAAAACCAAACACAAGTTGCACAAAAAATAAACGGGCCCCATCCCAGTATAACACTGATGAAGAGTTTTTTGGTCAACAATATATTATAG
- a CDS encoding BLUF domain-containing protein, with the protein MDFLIYVSEAATAVTDDGLMAMLEEYRVSNLKLNITGLLLYSQNVFLQVIEGELPDLTQAYAEITKDERFKNIQILTTGETDGRMFKGWRMGFVPVGKQDMTDVKAYLNPIDARKTTNLTRGIYPEIKIIDDFLKEHFS; encoded by the coding sequence ATGGATTTTCTTATTTATGTCAGCGAGGCTGCGACAGCTGTAACTGACGATGGCCTCATGGCGATGCTCGAAGAGTATCGCGTTAGCAATTTGAAGCTAAACATAACTGGTTTGCTACTTTACAGCCAGAATGTTTTTCTTCAAGTTATAGAAGGAGAATTGCCCGATTTAACCCAAGCTTACGCGGAGATAACGAAGGACGAGCGTTTTAAAAACATCCAAATTTTAACAACCGGCGAAACGGATGGACGTATGTTCAAGGGTTGGCGCATGGGTTTTGTGCCTGTTGGTAAACAAGACATGACCGATGTTAAAGCTTACCTCAATCCGATTGATGCGCGAAAGACTACAAACCTCACCAGGGGTATTTATCCTGAAATCAAAATTATTGACGATTTTCTGAAGGAGCATTTTTCGTAG
- a CDS encoding GNAT family N-acetyltransferase, which translates to MKPVSRAAIDDAVELTELVNNAYRGESSKKGWTTEAHLLGGQRVDVETMTGYLLNPAIMILKYVNTDHHITGCVYLQVRNQKLYLGMLSVNPNEQANGIGRQLLHEAELLAFQLECTAITMTVISSRKELLDWYIRRGYKPTGEVIPFHNDEKFGIPKEVIQLLVLDKEI; encoded by the coding sequence ATGAAACCTGTATCCCGTGCAGCAATTGATGATGCTGTAGAATTAACTGAACTTGTAAACAATGCGTACCGCGGCGAAAGCTCCAAAAAGGGCTGGACAACAGAAGCCCATCTGCTTGGCGGGCAACGTGTTGATGTAGAAACCATGACCGGTTATCTGCTCAATCCGGCCATCATGATACTCAAATACGTTAATACAGATCATCATATTACCGGCTGTGTTTACTTACAAGTGCGCAATCAAAAATTATATCTGGGCATGCTCTCCGTAAACCCCAATGAGCAGGCTAATGGCATAGGCAGGCAATTGTTACATGAGGCTGAACTACTGGCTTTCCAGCTAGAGTGTACAGCTATTACTATGACGGTGATATCATCTCGTAAAGAGCTGTTAGACTGGTATATACGTCGTGGATATAAACCCACGGGAGAGGTGATACCCTTTCATAACGACGAGAAATTTGGCATACCTAAAGAGGTAATCCAACTGTTAGTATTAGACAAGGAGATTTGA